A section of the Pseudomonas flavescens genome encodes:
- a CDS encoding sensor histidine kinase: protein METRQPFRRRILIAFVTMTILVSGIFSLSIVAIVHLIEEHLVSEELALELGVVVQQDLQSGQEPRLDSRTRFYASNYPQYTVPSRYADLPEGFSEQFEGERAFYIFTQIIGGERYLLVQEQSEFEKREQVLFNVVLAGFLLSVLGALALGWFMSERVMRPVSKLANQVRHRDQLLPLAPALAPEYPDDEVGQLAAAFDSTLGRLRQSLERERLFTSDVSHELRTPLMVIASSCELLSQVALQPAQRKQLERIERASAEMQDLVQTFLQLARVKGNESLFAGSASLRQIADEQLDIWSPLMREKGLDFRMEVAAQDDGVYNPTLLRTVMANLLRNALHYTETGFVKLTLQPGGFRVEDSGVGIPEQQHEQIFDPFVRGEQARGEGLGLGLSLVKRICAHQGWQISVHSLPVTGSCFQVSFEAPS from the coding sequence GTGACCATGACCATTCTGGTCAGCGGCATCTTCTCCCTGAGCATCGTGGCCATCGTTCATCTGATCGAAGAACACCTGGTTTCCGAGGAGCTCGCCCTCGAACTGGGCGTGGTAGTGCAGCAGGATCTGCAGAGCGGCCAGGAGCCGCGCCTCGACTCGCGCACCCGTTTCTATGCTTCTAACTACCCGCAGTACACGGTGCCCAGCCGCTATGCGGACCTGCCGGAGGGTTTCAGCGAACAGTTCGAAGGCGAGCGGGCCTTCTATATCTTCACGCAGATCATCGGCGGCGAGCGTTACCTGCTGGTGCAGGAACAGAGCGAATTCGAAAAACGCGAGCAGGTGCTGTTCAACGTGGTGCTCGCCGGCTTTCTGCTTTCCGTGCTCGGCGCCCTGGCGCTGGGCTGGTTCATGTCCGAACGGGTGATGCGCCCGGTGAGCAAGCTGGCCAATCAGGTACGCCACCGTGACCAGTTGCTGCCGCTGGCGCCAGCCCTGGCCCCGGAGTACCCGGACGACGAAGTCGGCCAGCTGGCGGCCGCATTCGACAGCACCCTGGGTCGCCTGCGCCAGTCGCTGGAGCGCGAACGCCTGTTCACCAGCGACGTCAGCCACGAGCTGCGCACGCCTCTGATGGTCATCGCCAGCTCCTGCGAACTGCTCTCTCAGGTCGCGCTGCAGCCAGCACAACGCAAGCAGCTGGAACGTATCGAAAGAGCCAGCGCCGAGATGCAGGATCTGGTGCAGACCTTTCTGCAACTGGCCCGGGTCAAGGGTAACGAAAGCCTGTTCGCCGGCAGCGCCAGCCTGCGCCAGATCGCCGATGAACAGCTCGATATCTGGTCACCGCTGATGCGCGAGAAAGGTCTGGATTTCCGCATGGAGGTGGCTGCACAGGACGATGGTGTCTACAACCCCACCTTGCTGCGTACGGTGATGGCCAACCTGCTGCGCAACGCCCTGCACTACACCGAAACCGGCTTCGTGAAGCTGACCCTGCAGCCCGGCGGCTTTCGTGTCGAGGACAGCGGCGTCGGCATTCCGGAACAGCAGCACGAACAAATCTTCGACCCCTTCGTGCGCGGCGAGCAGGCCCGGGGCGAGGGCCTCGGCCTGGGCCTGTCGCTGGTCAAACGGATTTGCGCGCACCAGGGCTGGCAGATATCGGTGCACAGCCTGCCCGTCACCGGGAGCTGTTTTCAGGTGTCGTTCGAGGCGCCGTCCTGA
- a CDS encoding class I SAM-dependent methyltransferase: MSKPRSIELAFSGKYDQNHAQGYLNKHQDGLARRLSHWRDLQVGRSALRLAGDPNLVLDLPCGAGRFWPMLAEHPNRVILAADNSADMLSTALAAQPAEVVARVKAFKTSAFDIALGDNSVDCVFCIRLLHHLQLAEHRLAALGEFHRVTRDTVIVSLWVDGNYKAWRRRRLEQRRGVGENRFVVRRDEIEFEFLKAGFQILGHRDFLPGYAMWRTYVLRKREVL, encoded by the coding sequence ATGTCCAAGCCCAGATCCATCGAGCTCGCATTCTCCGGCAAGTACGACCAGAACCATGCTCAGGGTTACCTCAACAAACACCAGGACGGGCTGGCCCGTCGGCTTTCCCACTGGCGCGATCTTCAGGTAGGCCGTAGCGCCCTGCGCCTGGCCGGCGATCCCAACCTGGTGCTGGACCTGCCCTGCGGTGCGGGCCGTTTCTGGCCGATGCTCGCCGAACACCCGAACCGGGTGATCCTGGCTGCCGACAATTCCGCTGACATGCTCAGCACCGCCCTCGCCGCTCAACCAGCCGAGGTGGTCGCTCGGGTAAAAGCCTTCAAGACCTCGGCGTTCGACATCGCCCTGGGCGACAACTCGGTGGACTGCGTGTTCTGCATTCGTTTGCTGCACCACCTCCAGTTAGCGGAACATCGACTGGCGGCGCTGGGCGAATTTCATCGCGTCACCCGGGATACCGTGATCGTGTCGTTATGGGTCGACGGCAACTACAAGGCCTGGCGTCGGCGCCGCCTGGAACAGCGCCGCGGCGTTGGCGAGAATCGCTTCGTGGTGCGCCGCGACGAAATCGAATTCGAGTTTCTCAAAGCCGGTTTCCAGATCCTCGGCCACCGCGACTTCCTGCCCGGTTACGCCATGTGGCGCACCTACGTGCTGCGCAAGCGTGAGGTGCTGTAA
- a CDS encoding lipopolysaccharide kinase InaA family protein, translated as MATVIGYQSAVQASSTFERWWQCSGAWVEPLNQRREGESGVQFLQPRNPSYLALYSKRQTGHLYRSLRHPLGRPTIMRELQAYQAFAQLGIHVPKLVYGSARKQAGQWQALLITQALPGFISLDQWYAEARAPEQSRCILTALANTLARLHQNRWQHSCCYAKHIFVKVNDLEDNSPSAEIALLDLEKSRRRWRKTDASRHDMRQLQRHRGAMPDEDWDLLMEAYASLMQR; from the coding sequence ATGGCAACGGTAATCGGCTATCAATCGGCAGTGCAGGCCAGCTCGACCTTCGAGCGCTGGTGGCAATGCAGCGGCGCCTGGGTGGAGCCCCTCAACCAGCGCCGCGAGGGAGAAAGCGGTGTGCAATTTCTGCAACCACGCAACCCGTCTTACCTGGCGCTGTACAGCAAGCGCCAGACCGGCCATCTATATCGCAGCCTGCGCCATCCGCTGGGCCGCCCGACCATCATGCGCGAGCTACAGGCATACCAGGCATTCGCGCAATTGGGCATCCATGTGCCAAAACTCGTTTATGGATCGGCCAGAAAACAAGCCGGCCAGTGGCAGGCGCTGCTCATCACCCAGGCCCTTCCGGGCTTTATCAGCCTCGATCAGTGGTACGCCGAAGCACGCGCTCCCGAGCAATCCCGCTGCATATTGACGGCCCTGGCCAACACCTTGGCACGCCTGCACCAGAACCGCTGGCAACACAGTTGCTGTTATGCCAAGCACATCTTCGTCAAGGTCAACGATCTTGAAGACAACTCACCCAGCGCAGAGATCGCCCTACTCGACCTGGAAAAAAGCCGCCGCCGCTGGCGCAAAACCGATGCCTCACGCCACGACATGCGCCAGCTACAACGCCACCGTGGCGCCATGCCCGACGAGGATTGGGATTTACTGATGGAAGCCTATGCGTCGTTGATGCAGCGCTAA
- the yjeH gene encoding L-methionine/branched-chain amino acid transporter, producing the protein MSRLNKELGLLQGVGLLCTSLLGTGIFVIPALAATAAGEISLWAWLLLIALVLPMAFTFAQLGRSYPHAGGAPHLIGRAFGERMERLSAFLFLAVIPVGLPAALNIASGFWHALFELSDLAVLAIQLATLGIILLLGQRPARTSGSVQLVIALAIVATIALIWFKGDLPHADQPLLPPLAGNWQLLPVALGVMFWCFVGIEAFTHLGEEFRNPQRDFPLALLLGVVLAGLVYWACSVAVLSFHAYGDARTDAASLPRMLDLLLGDGARWLSASIGYLACFASMNVYIQGFARLIWSLADEGKLPRPLAGRNANGVPARALLLVVLSCALSTTVIWCLSLSLDQLIRYANGNFVVIYLLSMAAGWVLLKGVWRWLAGISALLCLGILLILGIDALYAIGLLGVLMLLDRRRQARRACVA; encoded by the coding sequence ATGAGTCGATTGAACAAGGAATTGGGGCTGCTGCAGGGCGTGGGTTTGCTGTGCACGTCACTGCTGGGCACCGGGATTTTCGTGATTCCGGCGCTGGCTGCCACCGCTGCTGGCGAGATCTCGCTGTGGGCCTGGCTGCTGCTGATCGCGCTGGTGCTGCCGATGGCGTTCACCTTCGCCCAGCTCGGCCGCAGTTACCCCCATGCTGGCGGTGCACCGCACCTGATCGGTCGTGCATTCGGCGAGCGCATGGAGCGCTTGAGCGCGTTTCTGTTTCTCGCGGTGATTCCGGTCGGCTTGCCGGCGGCGCTGAATATCGCCAGCGGGTTCTGGCATGCCTTGTTTGAGCTAAGCGACCTGGCGGTGCTGGCCATCCAGCTGGCTACGCTGGGCATCATCCTGTTGCTCGGCCAACGGCCGGCACGCACCTCGGGCAGCGTGCAGCTCGTCATAGCCCTGGCCATCGTCGCCACCATCGCGCTGATCTGGTTCAAGGGCGACCTGCCTCACGCCGATCAACCCCTGCTGCCGCCTCTGGCGGGCAACTGGCAGTTGCTCCCGGTGGCGCTGGGCGTGATGTTCTGGTGTTTCGTCGGCATCGAGGCCTTCACCCACCTGGGCGAGGAGTTCAGGAACCCGCAGCGCGACTTTCCCCTGGCCCTGCTGCTCGGCGTGGTGCTCGCCGGCCTGGTGTACTGGGCCTGCTCGGTGGCGGTACTGAGCTTTCACGCCTACGGCGATGCACGCACCGACGCGGCCTCGCTGCCACGCATGCTCGATCTACTGCTCGGCGACGGGGCTCGCTGGCTAAGCGCGAGCATCGGTTATCTGGCCTGTTTCGCCTCCATGAACGTGTACATCCAGGGCTTCGCCCGGCTGATCTGGAGCCTCGCCGACGAAGGCAAGCTGCCGCGCCCACTGGCCGGCCGCAACGCCAATGGCGTGCCGGCCAGGGCGCTGCTGCTGGTGGTGCTCAGCTGTGCACTGAGCACCACGGTGATCTGGTGCCTGTCACTGTCGCTGGATCAACTGATCCGCTATGCCAACGGCAACTTCGTCGTCATCTACCTGCTCAGCATGGCCGCCGGCTGGGTGCTGCTCAAGGGCGTATGGCGCTGGCTGGCCGGCATCAGCGCCCTGCTCTGCCTCGGCATTCTGCTGATACTCGGCATCGACGCGCTGTATGCCATCGGCCTGCTGGGTGTGCTGATGCTGCTCGACCGCAGGCGCCAGGCGCGCCGGGCCTGCGTGGCATGA
- a CDS encoding tyrosine-type recombinase/integrase, translating into MHAKRPTRIPCVLTHAEATALIAQLGQSYQLLAALMQGTGLRVVEAARLRSKDVDFDRQVITVHDGKGAKERMTLLPTSLIAGAAGTQARRLG; encoded by the coding sequence GTGCATGCCAAACGCCCCACACGTATTCCCTGCGTATTGACGCATGCTGAGGCAACGGCACTGATCGCCCAGCTTGGCCAGTCGTATCAGTTACTGGCCGCACTTATGCAAGGTACCGGTTTGCGCGTGGTGGAGGCTGCTCGCCTGCGTAGCAAGGATGTGGATTTTGATCGGCAGGTGATCACCGTACATGACGGCAAGGGCGCCAAGGAGCGGATGACCTTGTTACCTACTTCGCTTATTGCAGGAGCGGCGGGCACGCAGGCTCGCCGGCTCGGGTGA
- a CDS encoding barstar family protein, with protein MLTLGGAALCGILYYCFNEEFHLITVRPKHMPRVQLIEIDLRAVTSAEELHSLLMSSLNFPGWYGANWDAFWDAITGLVEMPYTVRFLGWPQFSERLPRDAVLLKNALLKCRVNIRSSQAKWFMPNQTLKSLTTFTGTSCRRSLA; from the coding sequence ATGCTTACGTTGGGTGGTGCGGCATTATGCGGAATTCTTTACTATTGCTTTAACGAAGAATTCCATCTAATCACTGTTAGGCCAAAACATATGCCTCGCGTACAGCTCATAGAGATCGATCTACGAGCGGTTACTAGTGCAGAAGAATTACATTCGTTGCTGATGAGTTCGCTGAATTTTCCGGGCTGGTATGGAGCTAACTGGGACGCTTTCTGGGACGCCATAACGGGCTTGGTTGAAATGCCATACACAGTTAGGTTCTTGGGGTGGCCGCAGTTCTCCGAGCGCCTGCCTCGTGACGCTGTACTACTAAAAAATGCCTTGTTGAAATGCAGGGTGAATATCCGCAGCTCGCAAGCGAAGTGGTTTATGCCTAACCAGACGCTCAAATCGCTCACTACGTTCACTGGGACGTCGTGCCGCCGCTCCTTAGCTTAA
- a CDS encoding Lrp/AsnC family transcriptional regulator produces MDKFDQRIIALLRADARLTVTEVARQVNLSRSAVSERIRQLEASGVIQGYHARIAEPTSIAVRAYLELFYTGGRCEQYVERMRVFPEIRRCSGISGETDMLLYIEAPSMERLAEVRGEIENFPGVFKVKTHVLVKDWLM; encoded by the coding sequence GTGGACAAGTTCGATCAACGCATCATCGCCTTGCTGCGCGCAGACGCGCGCCTGACCGTCACCGAGGTCGCCCGGCAGGTCAACCTGTCACGCTCCGCGGTGAGCGAGCGCATCCGCCAGCTGGAAGCGTCCGGGGTCATTCAGGGCTATCACGCCCGCATCGCCGAACCCACCAGTATCGCGGTGCGGGCTTATCTGGAGCTGTTCTACACCGGCGGGCGCTGCGAACAGTACGTCGAGCGCATGCGTGTATTCCCGGAAATCCGTCGCTGCTCCGGCATCAGCGGCGAAACCGACATGCTGCTGTATATCGAGGCACCTTCCATGGAACGGTTGGCTGAAGTACGTGGCGAAATCGAGAACTTCCCCGGCGTCTTCAAGGTGAAGACCCATGTGCTGGTCAAGGACTGGCTGATGTGA